One window of the Desulfobacterales bacterium genome contains the following:
- a CDS encoding bifunctional nuclease family protein: MLHKVSIAGMTMDPASNTPIIILKPENDDRAIPIWIGLLEATSIASVLQDIKLDRPMTHDLFKNLLDRLQISVDKIEVCDLKENTFYAKIHFSSDGKSFSMDSRPSDAIAIALRFDAPIYIDDTVIEKSQQGYGEGEILDKSKKGKEWADYLSSLSPDDFGKFKV, translated from the coding sequence ATGTTGCATAAGGTAAGTATCGCCGGGATGACGATGGATCCGGCCTCAAATACACCGATCATCATTTTAAAACCGGAAAATGACGACCGGGCAATCCCTATCTGGATTGGATTGCTGGAGGCGACTTCGATCGCATCGGTTCTCCAGGATATCAAGCTGGACCGGCCCATGACCCACGACCTGTTCAAAAACCTGCTGGACAGGCTCCAAATCAGCGTGGATAAAATCGAAGTATGCGATTTAAAAGAAAACACCTTCTACGCCAAAATCCATTTTTCTTCCGACGGAAAGTCCTTTAGCATGGATTCCCGTCCCAGCGATGCCATTGCCATTGCGCTGCGGTTTGATGCACCGATCTACATTGATGACACGGTGATTGAAAAATCGCAGCAGGGATACGGCGAAGGGGAAATTCTGGATAAGAGCAAAAAAGGAAAAGAATGGGCCGATTATCTATCCAGTCTTTCCCCCGATGATTTCGGCAAATTTAAGGTTTAG
- a CDS encoding bifunctional sulfate adenylyltransferase/adenylylsulfate kinase encodes MTTAAQIGPHGSSLINLVVDENRRSLLRDIALKLPDITLNERQLCDLELLATGAFSPLDGFMVRSDYESVLDRMRLQDNTLWPIPICLDVSENFARSLEAGQSAALRDPEGFLLAVLHVADIWPLDREKEADRVYATRDRNHPGVNHLYAKTGDYYVGGKLEVLSLPLHFDFNKLRLTPWEARSSYQKLGWKRVIGFQTRNPIHRPQFEMTVRAMRQVKANLLLLPVTGMTKPDDFDHYTRVRCYRAVTRHYPPDAFILNLLPLSMRLAGPKNALLDAIIAKNYGCSHFIVGHDHASPGLDRRGDPFYDPKEAHRITAALSSEIGITILPFEEMVYLPFEDEYRFKNDVPDGTQTISLSGSDIRNRFYTGRRIPDWATFPEVVAELQKAYPPPRRQGFTVFLTGLSGAGKSTIARVLYARFLEIGERPVTLLDGDIVRQNLSSELSFSKEHRDINVRRIGFVAGEITKNRGVAICAPIAPYTATRREIRNAIEGCGGFIEVYVSTPIEECERRDRKGVYAKARAGLIKGFTGVDDPYESPERPEVTIDTTHLTPDEAAQEILLYLGQKGYI; translated from the coding sequence ATGACCACTGCAGCACAAATTGGGCCCCACGGCAGCAGCCTGATCAATCTCGTTGTGGATGAAAACCGCCGCAGCCTCCTCAGGGACATCGCGCTGAAGCTGCCGGATATCACCCTGAATGAACGCCAGCTTTGCGATCTTGAACTCCTGGCCACCGGCGCTTTTTCGCCCCTGGATGGATTCATGGTACGGTCGGATTATGAATCCGTCCTGGACCGGATGCGGCTGCAAGACAACACCCTGTGGCCGATACCCATTTGCCTCGATGTATCCGAAAACTTTGCCCGCAGCCTCGAAGCCGGTCAATCCGCGGCCCTGCGAGACCCGGAAGGATTTCTCCTGGCTGTTCTGCATGTGGCGGACATCTGGCCGCTGGATCGTGAAAAAGAGGCCGACCGGGTATATGCGACCCGGGACCGGAACCATCCCGGCGTCAACCACCTCTATGCCAAAACCGGCGATTATTATGTCGGCGGCAAACTCGAGGTCTTGAGCCTGCCGCTTCATTTCGATTTTAATAAACTCCGTCTGACACCCTGGGAAGCCCGCAGCAGCTATCAAAAACTGGGGTGGAAGCGGGTGATCGGTTTCCAGACGCGCAACCCGATCCACCGTCCCCAGTTTGAAATGACCGTGCGGGCCATGCGCCAGGTGAAAGCCAACCTGCTGCTGCTCCCGGTCACCGGCATGACCAAGCCGGACGACTTTGACCATTACACCCGGGTGCGCTGCTATCGCGCCGTCACCCGCCACTACCCGCCGGACGCATTCATCCTGAACCTGCTCCCCCTATCCATGCGCCTGGCCGGCCCCAAAAACGCCCTGCTGGATGCCATCATCGCCAAAAACTACGGCTGCAGCCATTTCATCGTGGGCCATGACCATGCCAGTCCCGGGTTGGACCGCCGCGGCGATCCGTTCTATGACCCCAAAGAAGCCCATCGCATCACCGCTGCGCTCAGTTCGGAAATCGGCATCACGATCCTGCCGTTTGAAGAAATGGTCTACCTGCCCTTTGAGGATGAGTATCGCTTTAAAAACGATGTGCCGGACGGAACCCAGACCATCTCTCTGAGCGGGTCTGATATCCGCAACCGCTTTTACACCGGTCGGCGCATACCGGATTGGGCCACATTTCCGGAAGTCGTGGCGGAGCTTCAAAAAGCCTACCCCCCTCCCCGGCGGCAGGGCTTTACGGTTTTTCTCACCGGGCTTTCCGGCGCCGGAAAATCGACCATTGCCAGGGTCCTCTATGCCCGCTTCCTTGAGATCGGCGAACGACCGGTAACGCTTTTGGACGGGGACATTGTCCGGCAGAACCTGTCCAGTGAGTTGAGTTTTTCCAAGGAGCACCGCGATATCAACGTCCGGCGCATCGGTTTCGTGGCCGGAGAAATCACCAAAAACCGGGGGGTCGCCATCTGTGCGCCCATAGCCCCCTATACGGCGACCCGCAGGGAAATCAGAAACGCCATCGAAGGATGCGGCGGCTTTATCGAGGTTTACGTATCCACCCCCATCGAGGAGTGCGAAAGAAGGGACCGCAAGGGGGTGTACGCCAAGGCCCGCGCCGGCCTGATCAAGGGGTTTACCGGGGTGGACGACCCCTATGAATCTCCGGAAAGGCCCGAGGTCACCATCGACACCACCCACCTGACGCCGGACGAAGCCGCCCAGGAGATCCTGCTGTATCTGGGGCAGAAGGGATACATATAG
- the miaB gene encoding tRNA (N6-isopentenyl adenosine(37)-C2)-methylthiotransferase MiaB: MTHKFVYVHTIGCQMNVNDSDRIKSGLQSLHYRPALSMEAADLIILNTCAIREKAQQKAYSFLGRTARLKRKNPDLIVGVGGCVAQQEGENILKQMPYLDFVFGTHAIGRLAGIVHRIQTDRCRIVDTDLTDAIDEPMADTIPEADDSPTRFVTIMRGCDNFCSYCVVPYVRGRETSRHPRHILQEIQSLVADGVREVTLLGQNVNSYGQKEGLPSFAELLSEVNAVSGLLRIRFTTSHPKDLSESLMAAFGSLQKLCGHVHLPVQSGSDRILKRMNRKYTRKEYLLKVNRLRQVCPDIAITSDIIVGFPGETDADFQKTLEIIRQAEFDNIFAFSYSDRPSAPAAELTGKVSEKQKNRRLQTVLAQQEAITLRKNQALVGSTVEILVDGFSKKQNGKNGSGDPGTVQWTGRTTTHKVVNFVQTADGVAVRQNHTGRLLNVRIEKALPHSLWGHVIGLGSDFQGLKGEKRYVA; this comes from the coding sequence ATGACGCACAAATTTGTATATGTCCATACCATCGGGTGCCAGATGAATGTCAATGATTCCGACCGGATAAAGAGCGGTCTGCAATCGCTGCATTACCGGCCGGCGCTCTCCATGGAAGCCGCCGACCTGATTATTTTGAACACCTGCGCCATCCGGGAAAAGGCCCAACAGAAGGCTTACAGCTTTCTGGGTCGAACGGCGCGGCTGAAGCGAAAAAACCCGGACCTGATTGTGGGCGTCGGCGGGTGTGTGGCCCAGCAGGAAGGTGAAAATATCCTCAAGCAGATGCCGTATCTTGATTTTGTGTTTGGGACGCACGCCATCGGCCGGCTGGCCGGAATCGTCCATCGCATTCAAACCGACAGGTGCCGCATTGTGGATACGGACCTGACAGATGCCATAGACGAACCCATGGCTGACACAATACCGGAAGCCGATGATAGTCCGACCCGTTTCGTCACGATTATGCGGGGATGCGACAATTTCTGCTCCTACTGTGTGGTCCCGTATGTACGCGGACGGGAAACCAGCCGCCATCCCCGGCACATTTTACAGGAGATTCAAAGCCTGGTTGCCGACGGTGTGCGCGAAGTGACCCTGCTGGGGCAGAATGTGAACAGTTACGGCCAAAAAGAAGGACTGCCGTCTTTTGCCGAATTGCTTTCGGAAGTGAATGCGGTGTCGGGGCTGCTGCGGATCCGGTTTACCACGTCCCATCCCAAGGACCTTTCCGAAAGCCTGATGGCTGCGTTCGGGAGCCTCCAAAAACTGTGCGGTCATGTCCATCTGCCGGTGCAGTCCGGATCCGACCGCATCCTTAAACGGATGAACCGCAAGTACACCCGCAAAGAATATCTCCTGAAGGTAAACAGGCTGCGGCAGGTATGCCCTGATATTGCCATAACTTCCGACATCATTGTGGGCTTTCCGGGTGAAACCGATGCTGATTTTCAGAAAACGCTGGAGATCATCCGCCAGGCTGAATTCGACAATATTTTTGCCTTTTCATATTCGGACCGTCCTTCTGCCCCGGCCGCCGAATTGACCGGGAAAGTTTCAGAAAAGCAAAAAAATAGACGCCTGCAAACCGTGCTGGCACAACAGGAAGCGATCACGCTGCGAAAGAACCAGGCCCTGGTGGGATCCACCGTGGAGATCCTGGTGGATGGATTCAGCAAAAAACAGAATGGAAAAAACGGTTCCGGAGACCCTGGAACCGTCCAATGGACCGGAAGGACCACCACCCACAAGGTCGTTAATTTCGTTCAGACTGCCGACGGCGTGGCGGTCCGGCAGAACCACACCGGGCGGCTGCTGAATGTTCGGATAGAAAAAGCACTGCCGCATTCGCTCTGGGGGCATGTCATTGGACTTGGATCGGATTTTCAGGGTCTGAAAGGAGAAAAGCGTTATGTTGCATAA
- a CDS encoding response regulator — protein MSTVLVIDDEKFVLDIVKIVLMKFGHDVQTAADGRQGIEKFDEGSFDVVITDIRMPGIDGNGVADHIRRSQRQWTPIIAISATPWLIKDRLNDFDSILPKPFTLKTLVETVNDLSRRPVTAAV, from the coding sequence ATGAGCACAGTCCTGGTTATCGATGATGAAAAATTTGTCTTGGATATCGTCAAAATCGTATTGATGAAATTTGGACACGATGTTCAGACGGCAGCGGACGGCCGGCAAGGGATCGAGAAATTTGACGAAGGGTCTTTCGATGTCGTCATCACCGATATCCGCATGCCCGGAATTGATGGGAATGGCGTGGCGGACCATATTCGCAGATCCCAGCGGCAGTGGACGCCGATTATTGCCATTTCAGCGACACCGTGGCTGATCAAGGACCGGCTTAACGATTTCGACAGCATCCTTCCCAAACCATTTACACTCAAAACCCTGGTAGAAACCGTCAATGACCTGTCGCGCAGACCTGTTACGGCTGCTGTGTAG
- a CDS encoding ribonuclease Z, which produces MRPSFHPRLINGPFDDPGLYIPFVFENRAVLFDLGDIHALSPRNILKISHVFVTHTHMDHFIGFDRLLRLFLGRDKILYIYGPQGLLKNVEGKLAGYSWNLVKDYTNRFILNVTEVRPDLFISKRYVCQDGFIATRPALKSPFSGALMTEPAATVSTVMLDHSLPCLGFSIKEQFHVNIIKDRVLSLGLEIGPWLKSFKAALYDQVDPESEFVITVDPEKEVQKTFMLDDLSAKIATITPGQKITYIADAGMDDANEKKMVDFAHGADHLFIEAAFLEKDRELAMKKCHLTARQAGTIAARAGVKQFTIFHFSPRYTGQEHLLQQEAREAFERVTSDA; this is translated from the coding sequence ATGCGCCCTTCATTTCATCCCAGGTTGATCAACGGTCCCTTTGATGATCCGGGTCTGTATATCCCCTTTGTTTTTGAAAACAGGGCCGTCCTTTTTGATCTGGGCGATATTCATGCACTTTCGCCCAGAAACATCCTCAAGATCAGCCACGTCTTTGTTACCCACACCCACATGGATCATTTTATCGGTTTTGACAGGCTGCTGCGCCTGTTCCTGGGCCGGGACAAGATCCTCTATATCTATGGCCCCCAGGGGCTTCTGAAAAATGTGGAAGGCAAACTGGCCGGATATTCCTGGAACCTTGTCAAAGACTACACCAACCGTTTTATTCTGAACGTGACCGAGGTCCGGCCGGACCTCTTTATTTCAAAGCGGTATGTATGTCAGGACGGCTTTATCGCTACCCGGCCCGCCCTAAAATCACCCTTTAGCGGCGCCCTGATGACGGAGCCGGCCGCGACCGTTTCAACGGTTATGCTGGACCACAGCCTCCCCTGTCTCGGTTTCAGCATCAAGGAGCAATTCCACGTCAATATCATCAAGGACAGGGTGCTGTCCCTGGGTCTTGAAATCGGTCCCTGGCTCAAATCGTTTAAAGCGGCCCTGTACGATCAAGTGGACCCCGAATCGGAATTCGTCATTACCGTCGACCCCGAAAAGGAAGTTCAAAAGACTTTTATGTTAGACGATCTCAGCGCTAAAATTGCGACGATCACCCCCGGCCAGAAAATCACTTACATCGCCGATGCCGGCATGGACGACGCCAATGAGAAAAAAATGGTGGACTTTGCCCATGGGGCCGATCATCTTTTCATTGAAGCGGCTTTTCTGGAAAAAGACCGGGAACTCGCGATGAAAAAATGCCACCTCACCGCCCGACAGGCCGGAACCATTGCCGCCAGGGCCGGGGTCAAGCAGTTTACGATTTTCCATTTTTCACCCCGCTACACCGGACAGGAGCACCTGCTGCAGCAGGAAGCCCGGGAGGCGTTTGAGCGAGTGACAAGTGACGCGTAA
- a CDS encoding GDP-mannose 4,6-dehydratase, whose amino-acid sequence MKVLVTGGAGFIGSHLAEAFLEKGDEVYIIDDLSTGSMENIQPLQQDPRFAGRIFITVDTIFNHDALLELIGTCDRVFHLAAAVGVRYILDNPLESIRTNIQGTEKVLELCAKFKKKVLITSSSEVYGKHVHAPLVETDNIIYGPSSKFRWSYAASKLMDEFTALAYFRTNGLKVTIARLFNTVGPRQTGAYGMVIPRLVSQALKNIPLTVYGTGQQSRTFTYVKDVVAALMALMETDSSAGEVFNIGGTEEITILDLAEKIIKLTKSSSAIDVIPYEKAFEEDFEDMQRRVPGIEKIRAVTGFEPKTDLDTILQNVIAFMNR is encoded by the coding sequence ATGAAAGTTTTAGTTACCGGCGGCGCCGGATTTATCGGTTCTCACCTGGCGGAAGCCTTTCTTGAAAAAGGCGATGAGGTTTATATCATCGACGATCTTTCCACCGGCTCCATGGAAAACATCCAGCCGCTCCAACAGGACCCCCGCTTTGCCGGCCGGATTTTTATTACCGTCGATACCATTTTTAACCATGACGCCCTGCTGGAACTGATCGGCACCTGTGACAGGGTCTTTCATCTGGCGGCAGCCGTCGGCGTCCGCTATATTCTGGACAACCCGCTGGAATCGATCCGAACCAATATCCAGGGCACGGAAAAGGTCCTGGAGCTGTGCGCCAAATTCAAGAAAAAAGTCCTGATTACATCGTCTTCCGAAGTGTACGGCAAACATGTTCACGCCCCCCTGGTTGAAACGGACAACATCATCTATGGTCCATCCAGTAAATTTCGCTGGAGTTATGCCGCTTCAAAACTGATGGATGAATTTACCGCCCTGGCGTATTTTCGGACCAATGGACTCAAGGTCACCATCGCGCGGCTCTTTAACACGGTCGGCCCCCGGCAGACCGGCGCTTACGGCATGGTAATTCCCCGCCTGGTTTCCCAGGCCTTGAAAAATATTCCGCTGACTGTTTACGGAACCGGTCAGCAGTCCAGAACGTTCACGTATGTCAAGGATGTGGTGGCAGCCCTGATGGCCCTCATGGAAACGGACAGCTCCGCCGGAGAGGTCTTTAACATTGGCGGCACTGAAGAAATTACCATCCTGGATCTAGCCGAAAAAATCATAAAACTGACGAAATCATCTTCAGCCATCGACGTGATCCCCTATGAAAAGGCTTTTGAAGAGGATTTTGAAGACATGCAGCGCCGCGTCCCCGGTATTGAAAAAATCAGGGCGGTTACGGGCTTTGAGCCCAAAACAGATCTGGACACCATCCTGCAAAACGTCATCGCTTTCATGAACCGTTAA
- a CDS encoding DUF4911 domain-containing protein: MKTIQKYYRIDRRQISFMKFIIEAYDGTALLRTVDPGAGIVALHISPGCEPVVDMILNDLKQEIMIEDGNGSDL; the protein is encoded by the coding sequence ATGAAAACCATACAGAAATACTACCGGATAGACCGCAGACAGATCAGTTTCATGAAATTTATCATCGAAGCCTACGACGGAACAGCGCTTTTGCGCACAGTTGACCCTGGGGCCGGCATTGTGGCGCTTCATATTTCACCGGGCTGCGAACCGGTGGTGGATATGATTCTGAACGATCTGAAACAGGAAATCATGATCGAAGACGGGAACGGGTCCGACTTGTGA
- the recJ gene encoding single-stranded-DNA-specific exonuclease RecJ, whose product MKQWQILPVDAETVATISRLMNCSPVTATLLANRNVLNEKDARRFLDTSLAQLRPPFGMAGMDAAVERIVRALGLNQKILVFGDYDVDGITATALLFEFFQHLNADVSYYIPHRTREGYSLQPGHITGYAVPNNIDLIITADCGSGSHQAVAAAAGAGIDILITDHHQIVDPLPPAVSVINPHRSDCCAGFENLAGVGVAFCLLISLRKRLRETHFWQKVPEPNLKAYCDLVAIGTVADIVPLRDDNRIFTAAGLRVIQSANRPGLNALMRESGKNPDTADAQDIAFRLAPRLNAAGRLEYAAAAVELLTTRDPGAARQMAAKLNELNQKRQALEQQMMADISSMLTAHPVLLQNRSLVLAYPGWHEGVLGIVASRLQEMYYRPVVLLSIRDDLAKGSARSIPGFDMFKGLTACSAFLKNFGGHTQAAGLTLPVEMIERFQQHFEKTVAEATVPEDFSPTLAIDCKLNFKDITPILLDELVSLEPYGRGNPEPLFTAENIAVLSASIVGKTHRRLLLGQPGADTPGRFNAIHFNIDPDKPVPKRLERIAFRLRWNHWNGKKTPQLIIEETMAE is encoded by the coding sequence ATGAAACAATGGCAAATTTTACCTGTCGATGCGGAAACCGTTGCAACCATCAGCCGCCTGATGAATTGCAGTCCGGTCACGGCAACCCTGCTGGCGAATCGGAACGTCCTGAATGAAAAAGACGCCCGCCGTTTTCTGGATACTTCCCTGGCGCAACTGCGCCCGCCCTTTGGCATGGCCGGCATGGATGCCGCTGTTGAGCGCATCGTCAGGGCCCTCGGGCTCAACCAGAAAATTCTCGTGTTCGGCGACTATGATGTCGACGGCATCACCGCTACGGCGCTCCTGTTTGAGTTTTTTCAACATCTGAACGCCGATGTGTCCTATTACATCCCCCATCGCACCAGAGAGGGATACAGTCTCCAGCCCGGGCACATCACCGGATATGCCGTTCCCAACAACATCGATCTGATCATTACGGCCGATTGCGGCAGCGGCAGCCACCAGGCCGTTGCGGCAGCTGCAGGGGCCGGTATTGATATCCTTATTACCGACCATCATCAGATTGTCGACCCCCTGCCGCCGGCCGTATCCGTCATCAACCCCCATCGTTCGGATTGCTGCGCCGGCTTTGAAAATCTGGCAGGCGTCGGGGTTGCCTTCTGTCTGTTGATAAGTCTTCGCAAACGCCTGCGCGAGACCCATTTCTGGCAAAAAGTGCCGGAACCGAACCTGAAAGCCTATTGCGACCTGGTGGCCATCGGCACGGTAGCCGATATCGTGCCGTTGCGGGACGACAACCGCATTTTTACCGCCGCCGGCCTTCGCGTGATTCAATCGGCCAACCGGCCCGGCCTGAACGCCCTGATGCGGGAAAGCGGAAAAAATCCGGACACGGCCGATGCCCAGGATATCGCATTCAGGCTGGCGCCCCGTTTGAACGCAGCCGGACGATTGGAATATGCGGCGGCAGCCGTTGAGCTGTTAACGACCCGGGACCCCGGGGCTGCCAGGCAGATGGCCGCAAAACTCAACGAATTGAATCAAAAAAGACAGGCGCTGGAACAACAGATGATGGCGGACATTTCCTCGATGTTGACCGCGCATCCGGTTTTGCTTCAAAACCGGTCGCTGGTATTGGCCTATCCCGGCTGGCACGAAGGGGTTCTGGGAATCGTTGCCTCCAGACTTCAGGAAATGTATTATCGGCCGGTGGTGCTGCTTTCAATCAGGGACGATCTCGCCAAGGGTTCCGCCCGAAGCATCCCCGGATTTGATATGTTTAAAGGCCTCACCGCCTGCAGCGCCTTTTTGAAAAATTTCGGCGGTCACACCCAGGCCGCCGGATTGACGCTGCCTGTTGAAATGATCGAACGGTTTCAACAACATTTTGAAAAAACCGTTGCCGAAGCCACCGTTCCGGAGGATTTCTCGCCCACCCTGGCCATCGACTGCAAACTCAATTTCAAAGACATCACCCCAATCCTCCTGGATGAACTGGTGTCTCTTGAACCGTATGGCCGGGGAAACCCGGAACCGCTTTTTACAGCCGAAAACATAGCGGTGCTGTCGGCATCAATTGTCGGGAAAACCCACAGACGACTGTTGCTGGGACAACCGGGCGCCGACACCCCCGGCCGCTTTAACGCCATCCACTTTAACATTGATCCGGATAAACCGGTCCCGAAACGTCTGGAACGGATTGCCTTTCGGCTTCGCTGGAACCACTGGAACGGGAAAAAGACCCCTCAGCTGATAATTGAGGAAACGATGGCGGAATAG
- a CDS encoding adenylate/guanylate cyclase domain-containing protein has translation MNKYLQKHRKPLIISMSLAGVFTLLILVNATFIFDVLERESVDMRFILRGVAAPSGNVAIAFIGEESIKELGRWPWSRRVIADLIHALNEYEARVIGFDVLFIDPETSPDLLQIKALSDSFLARGLLTDAPAPQAFFQELKSARKAADNDARMAAAMARKGNVVLGMAFLPGPKKNEPIPKFLEKAACVTFSNQGEIKNFYPPIFNDRALPVPVLAEAAGNLGFLNSEPDPDGALRHEMMTINHDGLIYGPLGLRVAQIYLGLDNPELKLYFNDKITLGGREIPIDSQGLALINYYGPSYTFPSFSVVDILNRKVPPEKLKGKAVIVGGAAVGMADLWPNPFSPSFLGVEKQATVVDNILQNTFLRQPRAMKALNVALVLFFGLLMGLILPGLRTIWSIPFSLGCFFLFAALVQFVFVRYRVLLNFSLPTLQILLAYAAISAYRYFAEERDKRFLQATFSNYLAPELIDEMYNRREIPRLGGEARDITAYFTDIEAFSSFAEKLTAVELVELLNEYLSEMTDTLIQEKGCLDKYEGDAIVAFFGAPMHLPDHPIRACRTAVRMQRKLADLREKWRHEKQDSAESDRNVKNYGSDVWAPGDKWPRIVHEMRMRIGINTGEIVVGNMGSRTRMNYTMMGDPVNLAARLEAAAKQYGVYVLVSEYTLSQEVSDESGRRMKVQDMVEARLLDRIAVMGKTESVNVYELCGLKGELSEKERRLFSLFDAGLQLYFRMQWDQAVEKFNAALAYEYFPEKQTNPSAVFIDRCELFKVVPPVGPGEKWDGVFQLSKK, from the coding sequence ATGAATAAGTACCTCCAAAAACACCGCAAACCCCTGATCATCAGCATGTCCCTGGCGGGCGTGTTCACCCTCCTGATCCTAGTGAATGCGACGTTTATATTCGACGTTCTTGAACGGGAAAGCGTTGACATGCGCTTTATCCTGCGCGGGGTCGCTGCGCCGAGCGGGAATGTGGCCATCGCCTTCATCGGGGAAGAGAGCATCAAGGAGCTGGGCCGCTGGCCGTGGTCCCGCCGGGTGATCGCAGATCTGATCCATGCACTGAATGAATACGAAGCCCGGGTGATCGGATTCGACGTTCTTTTCATCGATCCGGAGACATCCCCGGATCTTCTTCAGATAAAAGCACTGTCGGATTCCTTTTTGGCCCGGGGGCTGCTCACCGATGCGCCTGCCCCGCAGGCCTTTTTCCAGGAGCTGAAAAGCGCCCGGAAGGCTGCTGACAATGACGCCCGGATGGCGGCGGCCATGGCCCGGAAGGGGAACGTGGTCCTGGGGATGGCTTTTTTGCCGGGGCCCAAAAAGAACGAACCGATCCCGAAATTTCTGGAAAAAGCAGCCTGTGTCACCTTCAGCAATCAAGGGGAGATCAAAAATTTTTATCCGCCGATATTCAATGACCGTGCCTTGCCGGTGCCGGTCCTGGCGGAGGCGGCCGGAAATCTGGGGTTTCTGAATTCAGAACCGGATCCCGACGGCGCTCTTCGGCACGAAATGATGACGATCAACCATGACGGGTTGATCTACGGCCCGCTGGGGCTGCGGGTGGCCCAGATTTATCTGGGTCTCGACAATCCGGAGCTGAAACTTTATTTTAACGACAAGATCACCCTCGGCGGCCGGGAAATACCGATCGACAGCCAGGGCCTGGCACTGATCAACTACTACGGGCCCAGCTATACCTTCCCCAGTTTTTCCGTAGTGGATATTTTAAATCGGAAAGTTCCCCCGGAAAAGCTCAAGGGCAAGGCCGTTATCGTGGGGGGGGCGGCCGTGGGCATGGCGGATTTGTGGCCCAATCCCTTTTCTCCGTCCTTTCTGGGTGTAGAGAAGCAGGCGACCGTTGTCGACAACATCCTGCAGAATACGTTTCTGCGGCAGCCCCGGGCAATGAAAGCCCTCAATGTCGCGCTGGTGCTGTTTTTCGGTTTGCTGATGGGGCTGATACTTCCCGGGCTGCGGACGATCTGGAGCATCCCCTTCAGCCTGGGCTGCTTTTTCCTGTTCGCGGCCCTGGTTCAATTTGTTTTCGTGCGGTATCGCGTCCTGCTGAATTTCAGCCTGCCCACACTGCAAATCCTTCTGGCCTATGCCGCTATCTCGGCCTACCGTTATTTTGCGGAAGAGCGCGACAAGCGATTTCTGCAGGCGACCTTTTCCAACTATCTGGCCCCGGAGCTCATCGACGAGATGTACAACAGGCGCGAAATTCCCCGGCTGGGCGGAGAGGCCAGAGATATCACGGCCTATTTTACGGATATAGAGGCGTTTTCGTCTTTTGCGGAAAAGCTCACGGCCGTAGAGCTGGTGGAACTGCTGAATGAGTACCTGTCGGAAATGACCGACACCCTCATCCAGGAAAAGGGGTGCCTGGACAAATATGAAGGGGATGCCATTGTCGCCTTTTTCGGCGCGCCCATGCACCTGCCGGACCACCCCATCAGGGCCTGCCGTACGGCGGTGCGCATGCAGCGAAAGCTGGCCGACCTGCGGGAGAAATGGCGCCATGAAAAACAGGATAGCGCTGAATCCGACCGCAACGTCAAAAATTACGGGAGCGATGTATGGGCGCCGGGAGACAAATGGCCCCGGATTGTGCATGAAATGCGCATGCGCATCGGCATCAACACCGGTGAGATCGTGGTGGGCAATATGGGCAGCCGCACCCGGATGAACTACACCATGATGGGCGATCCGGTGAATCTGGCGGCGCGTCTGGAGGCGGCCGCCAAGCAGTACGGGGTATATGTGCTGGTGAGTGAATATACCCTCAGCCAGGAAGTCAGCGATGAAAGCGGCCGCCGCATGAAAGTCCAGGACATGGTGGAGGCCCGCCTGCTGGACCGCATCGCCGTCATGGGCAAGACCGAGAGTGTCAATGTGTATGAATTGTGCGGTTTGAAAGGGGAGCTTTCGGAAAAGGAGCGCCGGCTCTTCAGCCTGTTTGACGCGGGACTGCAGCTGTATTTCCGCATGCAGTGGGATCAGGCGGTTGAAAAATTCAACGCGGCCCTTGCGTATGAATATTTTCCGGAAAAGCAGACCAATCCCTCGGCGGTGTTTATCGATCGCTGTGAATTGTTCAAGGTGGTTCCGCCGGTGGGTCCGGGGGAGAAGTGGGACGGGGTGTTTCAGTTGAGCAAGAAGTAA